A stretch of Pseudophryne corroboree isolate aPseCor3 chromosome 9, aPseCor3.hap2, whole genome shotgun sequence DNA encodes these proteins:
- the LOC134957073 gene encoding protein SPMIP1, whose protein sequence is MRDLLTTRNQNCWKELIEKETLTRMTWKLKHSKENPRPQQPESTRKRRQVFIPQVETTLPPLVNTTQPLVSRTEKTDYDHMDTLDLAEMRPVTPRTSRVLYDGFSKEGKGRSLYLKKRKQFGPEEKYLYPLLSSWDYGWRLDDVVKEFKAPNHGRSRIVKDTFYTRNGILSVPANTDRML, encoded by the exons ATGAGGGACCTGCTCACAACCAGGAACCAGAACTGCTGGAAGGAGCTCATTGAAAAGGAGACATTAACCAGGATGACCTGGAAGCTGAAACATAGCAAGGAAAACCCAAGACCACAGCAACCAGAGTCCACCAGAAAGAGGAGACAGGTTTTTATTCCCCAGGTAGAGACCACCCTCCCTCCTCTGGTTAATACAACCCAGCCGTTGGTGAGCAGGACCGAGAAGACAGACTATGACCACATGGATACCCTGGACCTGGCTGAAATGAGACCAGTCACTCCTCGCACCTCCCGCGTTCTCTATGATGGCTTCTCCAAGGAGGGGAAGGGAAGGTCCCTGTATCTGAAGAAGAGGAAGCAGTTTGGCCCAGAAGAAAAGTATCTATACCCATTATTGTCCTCTTGGGATTATGGCTGGAGGTTAG ATGACGTAGTGAAGGAATTCAAGGCTCCGAACCATGGAAGATCCAGGATAGTGAAAGACACATTTTACACCAGGAATGGAATCCTTTCTGTCCCAGCAAACACTGACAGAATGCTGTGA